One Desulfobulbus oligotrophicus DNA segment encodes these proteins:
- a CDS encoding tyrosine-type recombinase/integrase has translation MATVKARKRKKGTVYCAEVRLKGHPRLSQTFDRKSEAVRWAEEAEIALRNGSYVANKLPSEIHFEDALAKYLMEVSANKAPSTHRREIHQSKSLDFFYGRRLNEITPTLAAQFREKRLIEVMPATVIKDLNLLSHIFSTAIREWGAEVTNPVSIIRKPKTPPGRLRFLTEGEINKLLEESKKSHRSNLFNYILLQLHTGMRPSEGASLTWGQVDLDGRVLDLQQTKTDPRRVPLTIPAIETLSELIPKENFSCSDYVFLPKNPKMTYKQRPNQFFRESFEAAVKRAAIENFHMHDLRHTAASYMIMNGVDLRTVADILGHKTISMTMRYTHLLDDHKLRAIDRIEQLGQ, from the coding sequence ATGGCAACTGTTAAGGCTCGCAAGAGGAAGAAGGGAACAGTCTATTGCGCAGAAGTCAGGCTAAAAGGACATCCTCGCTTGTCCCAAACCTTTGATCGCAAATCTGAAGCTGTCAGGTGGGCTGAAGAGGCTGAAATAGCCTTGCGAAATGGCAGTTACGTGGCAAACAAATTGCCAAGTGAGATACATTTTGAAGATGCCTTGGCCAAATACCTGATGGAGGTTTCAGCCAACAAAGCACCATCAACTCATCGACGGGAGATTCACCAGTCAAAGTCCTTGGATTTTTTTTACGGGCGACGACTCAACGAAATAACCCCCACCCTGGCGGCCCAATTTCGTGAAAAACGCTTGATTGAAGTCATGCCAGCGACGGTAATAAAAGATCTAAATCTATTGTCGCATATTTTTTCTACCGCGATCCGGGAATGGGGGGCTGAAGTTACCAATCCTGTGTCAATAATCAGAAAACCAAAAACACCCCCAGGCCGTCTTCGTTTTTTAACGGAAGGCGAGATCAATAAGTTATTAGAGGAAAGCAAGAAAAGCCATCGATCAAATCTCTTTAATTACATTTTACTCCAGCTTCATACCGGGATGAGGCCAAGCGAGGGTGCTTCTCTTACATGGGGCCAAGTCGATCTTGATGGAAGAGTTCTTGACCTTCAACAAACGAAGACTGACCCGAGAAGAGTTCCCTTAACTATTCCAGCGATAGAGACGTTATCTGAACTCATTCCAAAAGAAAATTTCTCCTGCTCTGATTATGTTTTTTTACCCAAAAATCCAAAAATGACATACAAGCAGAGGCCAAACCAGTTCTTTAGAGAAAGCTTTGAAGCTGCTGTTAAAAGAGCCGCAATCGAAAATTTCCACATGCACGATTTACGACATACAGCGGCAAGTTATATGATCATGAACGGTGTAGATCTTCGAACCGTTGCGGATATTTTAGGACATAAAACTATATCGATGACAATGCGTTACACCCACCTTCTTGATGACCATAAATTAAGAGCGATCGACCGAATCGAACAATTAGGTCAATAG
- the tpiA gene encoding triose-phosphate isomerase — MSRRPLIAGNWKMHLTVAEAVQLAKALAETARNCPDRDVLIAPPFTALAAVCTAVAKSTLLVAAQNVAWEVQGAFTGEISPTMLTDLGIAWAIVGHSERRQIFGESSAMINRRIHGALGNALHPILCIGETLAERESEQTFTVLQQQIQEGLDQVTAEQMRTIVLAYEPVWAIGTGKTATKEQAQEVHAFIRGLLTAMYEKAVADSTRILYGGSVKPDNIDDLMQQADIDGVLVGGAALQVESFSRIICFQ, encoded by the coding sequence ATGAGTAGACGTCCACTTATCGCCGGCAACTGGAAGATGCATTTAACTGTGGCAGAGGCTGTGCAGCTGGCAAAGGCACTTGCTGAAACCGCCCGCAACTGCCCGGATCGCGATGTGCTTATTGCCCCGCCTTTCACAGCTCTGGCTGCAGTCTGTACCGCTGTTGCCAAGAGTACGCTGCTGGTTGCCGCCCAGAACGTTGCCTGGGAAGTGCAGGGAGCCTTTACCGGTGAGATTTCCCCGACCATGTTGACTGATCTTGGTATTGCCTGGGCAATCGTCGGTCACTCTGAACGGCGACAGATCTTTGGTGAAAGCAGTGCAATGATCAACCGCCGCATCCACGGTGCCCTGGGCAACGCACTCCATCCCATTCTCTGCATCGGTGAAACCCTGGCAGAACGGGAAAGTGAACAGACCTTCACGGTTTTGCAGCAGCAGATCCAAGAGGGGCTGGACCAGGTAACTGCTGAGCAGATGCGCACCATCGTGCTTGCCTATGAACCGGTCTGGGCCATCGGTACCGGGAAAACCGCCACTAAAGAGCAGGCCCAGGAGGTACACGCCTTTATCCGCGGGTTACTCACAGCCATGTATGAAAAAGCTGTTGCCGACTCCACCAGAATACTGTATGGTGGTTCGGTTAAGCCTGATAATATAGACGACCTGATGCAACAAGCGGATATTGACGGTGTCCTGGTCGGTGGCGCAGCTCTTCAAGTCGAATCCTTTAGCCGAATTATTTGTTTCCAATGA
- the rimI gene encoding ribosomal protein S18-alanine N-acetyltransferase: MNRADLPAVIHIEQQAIASPWTPAQLQEELDAPNSLALVAMAGKQLCGYAFYRTCPPESELLHMVVDPQHQRQQIGTTLLRQGLDRLLSLGCTDCFLEVRSSNQGARLLYTHAGFRQTGIRRQYYQQPDEDALVLTMSLVNRSGDRQ; the protein is encoded by the coding sequence ATGAACCGGGCGGATCTACCGGCGGTCATCCACATCGAGCAGCAGGCGATTGCCTCACCCTGGACGCCTGCTCAGCTGCAGGAGGAACTCGACGCTCCCAACAGTCTGGCACTGGTGGCAATGGCTGGTAAACAGCTCTGCGGTTACGCCTTCTATCGCACCTGTCCCCCGGAAAGTGAGCTGCTCCACATGGTGGTCGACCCGCAGCACCAACGGCAACAGATAGGGACCACACTGCTGCGACAGGGGCTTGACCGCCTGCTTTCGCTTGGCTGTACCGACTGTTTTCTGGAGGTACGATCATCCAACCAGGGGGCCCGGCTTCTGTATACGCATGCAGGTTTTCGTCAGACAGGAATACGCAGACAGTACTACCAGCAGCCGGATGAAGACGCCCTGGTTCTTACAATGTCCCTTGTCAACAGATCAGGAGATAGACAATGA
- the secG gene encoding preprotein translocase subunit SecG codes for MTTLIIVAHVIVCFFLIGIVLLQHGKGADVGATFGGSGQSLFGAEGPLPLLNKITTLAAIVFMATSVALAYFSAHKTTGSVMSNVQTQEVQAPAQETPAAVPTPAAGQPTEESKKTEGQPAQQ; via the coding sequence ATGACAACCCTAATCATCGTTGCCCATGTTATTGTCTGTTTTTTCCTGATCGGGATAGTCCTGTTGCAGCATGGAAAAGGTGCAGATGTGGGTGCAACGTTCGGTGGATCCGGTCAGTCACTGTTCGGTGCTGAAGGGCCTCTCCCGCTGCTCAATAAAATCACCACCCTGGCAGCCATTGTGTTCATGGCCACCTCGGTGGCTCTGGCCTATTTTTCCGCACATAAAACAACCGGCTCGGTCATGAGCAATGTTCAGACCCAGGAAGTACAGGCACCAGCCCAGGAAACACCGGCTGCAGTGCCGACCCCGGCAGCAGGCCAGCCAACAGAAGAATCGAAAAAAACAGAGGGACAACCAGCACAACAGTAG
- a CDS encoding glyceraldehyde 3-phosphate dehydrogenase NAD-binding domain-containing protein, translated as MKLGINGLGRIGKLSLWNHVSKQFFSEIIVNLGRNVGGGLEDIAAAVERDSTYGRLGMFLHGNKGGRVIENLNEEKGSMTINGVPVTFLRTARNPKDINWQNNQVRLVVDTTGAFKDPTADPDEGRGSVRGHLLAGAEKVMVSAPFKIQAKGLDMPEDAVTMVMGINDDDYDPARHNIISAASCTTTCLSYMIKPLLDHFGAGRILSASMVTVHAATGSQEVLDRLPAAGASDLRKNRSILNNIILTTTGAANALALVIPEMKSIGFIAESVRIPTSTGSLIVLVINLQDELDNPIKRNLLHSIYEEYSQTSPYLVFSKEQNVSSDIIGMPRAAVVIESTEIHTRTATIKVNLQNLKNFRCEADASPILDVPFTQAAIYGWYDNELGSYTNMLGELTIKVAERMV; from the coding sequence ATGAAACTCGGCATCAATGGTCTTGGACGAATCGGTAAACTTTCTCTGTGGAACCATGTCTCCAAACAATTCTTTTCAGAAATCATCGTCAACCTCGGCCGCAATGTCGGTGGGGGTCTGGAGGATATCGCAGCAGCCGTTGAAAGAGATTCCACCTATGGACGGCTCGGTATGTTTCTCCACGGCAATAAAGGCGGCAGGGTTATTGAAAACCTGAACGAGGAAAAGGGCAGCATGACCATCAACGGTGTACCGGTCACCTTTCTGCGGACAGCACGTAACCCTAAAGATATCAACTGGCAAAACAACCAGGTTCGCCTGGTGGTTGACACCACTGGTGCCTTTAAAGATCCGACAGCCGACCCGGATGAGGGTAGAGGTTCTGTGCGCGGTCATCTCCTGGCCGGTGCAGAAAAAGTCATGGTCTCCGCCCCGTTTAAAATCCAGGCCAAGGGTCTGGACATGCCGGAAGATGCAGTCACCATGGTCATGGGCATCAATGACGATGACTATGATCCGGCCAGACACAACATCATCTCAGCAGCCTCCTGCACCACCACCTGTCTGTCGTACATGATCAAACCGCTGCTCGATCACTTTGGTGCCGGACGTATTCTGTCGGCGTCCATGGTCACGGTCCACGCCGCCACCGGTTCGCAGGAGGTGCTTGACCGGCTGCCGGCGGCAGGCGCATCAGACCTCCGTAAAAACCGTTCCATCTTAAACAACATCATCCTCACCACCACCGGTGCCGCCAATGCCCTTGCCCTTGTTATCCCGGAGATGAAGTCCATCGGTTTCATTGCCGAATCGGTACGCATCCCGACTTCAACCGGCTCGCTGATTGTTCTTGTCATCAACCTGCAGGACGAGCTGGACAACCCCATTAAGCGGAACCTGCTCCACTCGATCTATGAGGAGTACTCCCAGACCAGTCCTTACCTGGTGTTCTCCAAAGAACAAAACGTTTCCTCTGATATTATCGGCATGCCGAGGGCGGCTGTGGTCATCGAATCAACCGAGATTCATACCCGCACCGCCACAATCAAGGTCAACCTCCAGAATCTGAAAAACTTCCGGTGCGAGGCCGATGCCTCACCCATTCTGGACGTGCCCTTCACCCAGGCAGCTATTTACGGATGGTATGATAATGAGCTGGGCAGCTATACCAACATGCTGGGCGAGTTGACGATTAAAGTTGCTGAACGCATGGTGTGA
- a CDS encoding IS3 family transposase (programmed frameshift), whose translation MAKRTRRKHSAAFKAKVALAAIAGDKTLAELAQQFEVHPNQITTWKRQLSEGASNIFDKSPAKPEVDLKALHAKIGQLTLENDFLGKRAHQGGTAERKAIIDRTHKLPVTRQAKLVGISRSSLYYRPRPVAKADLELMRRLDELHLERPFMGARMLRDQVDRAGIKVGRRHVGTLMKRMGIEALYRKPGTSKKHLGHKVYPYLMRGMRIDRANQVWALDTTYIPMAKGFVYLTAVVDWASRKVLAAKIAITLEACHAVDVLQEAFTRHGTPEIINTDQGSQFTAEEFVRAVKDRGCKLSMDGRGGWRDNVFVERLWKSVKYEEVYLHAYDSVVEARRSIIRYFDWYNRCRPHSKIKRKTPNEAYTAMLPAVQQAA comes from the exons ATGGCAAAAAGAACGAGGCGGAAACATTCAGCAGCATTTAAAGCAAAAGTGGCCTTGGCTGCGATAGCCGGTGACAAAACATTGGCTGAATTAGCCCAGCAGTTCGAGGTCCACCCCAACCAGATCACCACCTGGAAACGACAATTAAGCGAGGGCGCCTCAAATATTTTCGATAAATCCCCGGCTAAGCCGGAAGTTGACCTGAAGGCACTGCACGCCAAGATCGGGCAATTAACGCTGGAAAACGATTTTTTAG GAAAGCGCGCTCACCAGGGTGGGACTGCTGAGCGCAAAGCGATAATTGACCGCACTCACAAACTCCCTGTGACAAGACAGGCCAAGTTGGTTGGCATCAGTCGCAGCAGCCTCTATTATCGTCCCAGGCCCGTTGCGAAGGCCGATTTGGAGTTGATGCGCCGCCTGGACGAGTTGCATCTGGAGCGCCCGTTCATGGGCGCCCGCATGTTGCGTGATCAGGTTGATCGAGCGGGCATTAAAGTTGGCCGCAGGCATGTGGGTACGCTGATGAAACGCATGGGCATCGAGGCGCTGTACCGGAAACCGGGAACCAGCAAGAAACACCTTGGTCACAAGGTATATCCCTATCTCATGCGGGGGATGAGGATTGACCGAGCCAATCAGGTCTGGGCGCTGGATACGACCTATATCCCGATGGCCAAAGGCTTTGTTTATCTCACAGCCGTGGTTGACTGGGCCAGCCGGAAAGTGCTGGCGGCCAAGATCGCCATCACCCTGGAGGCCTGCCATGCTGTCGATGTTCTGCAGGAGGCGTTCACCCGCCATGGTACGCCTGAGATCATTAACACCGACCAGGGGAGCCAGTTCACTGCCGAGGAATTTGTCCGGGCGGTCAAAGACCGCGGATGCAAGCTCAGCATGGATGGCCGGGGCGGCTGGCGGGACAACGTGTTTGTGGAACGATTGTGGAAGTCAGTCAAGTACGAAGAAGTGTATCTCCATGCCTATGACTCAGTCGTCGAGGCCCGCAGATCGATCATACGTTATTTCGACTGGTACAACCGCTGTCGACCACACTCCAAAATAAAGAGAAAAACGCCTAACGAGGCGTATACCGCGATGCTGCCGGCGGTCCAACAGGCAGCCTAA
- a CDS encoding phosphoglycerate kinase: MKTLHDLELAGKKVLVRVDFNVPMNEEGQITDDLRIRSVLPTLQYLTAAKARVIICTHMGRPKGQRVEKYSLAPVAHHLSQLLGKPIPLASDCIGPEVQAAVGTLADGDILLLENLRFHAQEEQNDPEFSRQLASLADVYINDAFAVSHRAHASVEGVTHYVQEKAAGFLLQKEIEYFHRSIDNPQRPLVAIVGGAKVSGKLEALQNMLNKVDKMIIGGAMANTFLKSQGYAMGASKVEDDLLTTADDLLRKAREKGIKVYLPVDVIAADRFAPDAICKQVTIQDIPEGWMALDIGPASVICFNEALDGAKTIVWNGPMGAFEMNAFARGTMALAHTVAASHALSVTGGGDSNAAITLSGEAANISYMSTGGGAFLELMEGKKLPGVKALE, translated from the coding sequence ATGAAAACACTGCATGATCTCGAACTTGCAGGAAAAAAAGTACTTGTTCGAGTTGACTTCAACGTCCCCATGAACGAAGAGGGCCAGATAACCGACGACCTGCGGATTCGCTCGGTGCTGCCCACACTGCAGTATCTGACAGCTGCAAAGGCACGGGTGATCATCTGCACACACATGGGCAGACCAAAGGGGCAGCGTGTGGAAAAGTACTCACTTGCTCCGGTGGCACACCACCTCTCACAACTGCTCGGCAAGCCGATACCCCTGGCTTCCGACTGCATAGGGCCGGAAGTACAGGCCGCTGTTGGAACCCTGGCCGACGGTGACATTCTTCTTCTTGAAAACCTTCGCTTTCATGCCCAGGAAGAACAGAACGATCCGGAATTTTCCCGCCAGCTGGCTTCCCTGGCCGATGTCTATATCAACGATGCCTTTGCTGTTTCCCATCGCGCCCATGCCTCGGTTGAAGGGGTGACCCATTATGTTCAGGAAAAGGCCGCCGGGTTCCTTTTACAAAAAGAGATCGAGTACTTTCATCGTTCCATTGATAACCCGCAACGGCCGCTGGTGGCCATTGTCGGGGGCGCCAAGGTTTCCGGCAAACTTGAAGCCCTGCAGAATATGCTCAATAAAGTCGACAAGATGATCATTGGCGGGGCCATGGCCAACACCTTTCTGAAAAGTCAGGGGTATGCCATGGGTGCCTCCAAAGTTGAAGACGACCTGCTGACAACAGCAGACGACCTGCTGCGCAAGGCCAGGGAAAAGGGCATCAAGGTGTATCTGCCGGTCGATGTGATTGCTGCTGACAGGTTTGCACCGGATGCGATATGCAAACAGGTGACCATTCAAGACATTCCTGAGGGCTGGATGGCGCTTGACATCGGCCCGGCCTCGGTCATCTGTTTCAACGAGGCACTGGACGGGGCCAAGACCATTGTCTGGAACGGCCCCATGGGCGCCTTTGAGATGAATGCCTTTGCACGGGGAACCATGGCGCTTGCCCACACCGTAGCTGCATCGCATGCACTGAGCGTTACCGGTGGCGGTGACTCCAATGCCGCCATCACCCTGTCCGGTGAGGCAGCCAACATCTCCTACATGTCCACCGGTGGAGGCGCCTTTCTTGAACTGATGGAGGGTAAAAAGCTGCCCGGCGTCAAGGCGTTAGAATAA